A genomic region of Methylobacterium durans contains the following coding sequences:
- a CDS encoding B12-binding domain-containing radical SAM protein, translating to MRCSLTVSSRRRVLCVFPAYTPSFGTFSHAYPLMGGVKAFMPPQGLLLIAAYMPEAWECRFIDENIRRATPEEFAWADAVFVSGMHIQAPQIHDINTRAHAAGKVTVLGGPSVSGSPEKYPDFDYLHLGEIGDATDRLVEILDRDLTRPLAQVRLETVDRLALADFPAPAYEAVPLKRYLIGSLQFSSGCPYRCEFCDIPQLYGRQPRLKSPEQMCAELDAIVAQPGHPAVVYFVDDNFIGNRKATRDMLPHLVEWQKRNDYPLQFACEATLNMAKQPEILELMRQANFMTVFVGIETPEEDALAGIDKKHNAAVPMYEAIATLNSYGLEVTSGIILGLDTDTEKSEDNLIDFIDRSAIPVLTINLLQALPKTPLWDRLERENRLVHDVALESNVLFKRPHDDVVASWRRAIAHAYAPEKIFERFKHQCDVTYGNRIVTPTKGKLTVTNLRRGLILGFNIITRVGLFSDYRKPFWQAAGHALRKGQVEAVFNMGFVAHHLIRFTREALRGEHNASFYAAKAEQRERDRNRPWWQAARRFLPT from the coding sequence ATGCGATGCTCCCTCACGGTCTCGTCCCGCCGACGCGTCCTCTGCGTCTTCCCCGCCTACACGCCCTCCTTCGGCACCTTCTCACACGCCTACCCCCTGATGGGCGGCGTGAAGGCGTTCATGCCGCCCCAGGGGCTCCTGCTGATCGCGGCCTACATGCCGGAAGCCTGGGAGTGCCGGTTCATCGATGAGAACATCCGGCGGGCCACGCCCGAGGAATTCGCCTGGGCGGACGCGGTCTTCGTCTCCGGCATGCACATCCAGGCGCCGCAGATCCACGACATCAACACCCGCGCGCACGCGGCCGGCAAGGTCACGGTGCTCGGCGGCCCCTCGGTGTCGGGCTCACCCGAGAAGTACCCCGATTTCGACTACCTGCACCTCGGCGAGATCGGCGACGCCACCGACCGGCTGGTCGAGATCCTCGACCGCGACCTGACGCGGCCGCTCGCGCAGGTGCGCCTCGAGACGGTCGACCGCCTGGCGCTCGCCGACTTCCCGGCGCCGGCCTACGAGGCCGTGCCGCTCAAGCGCTACCTGATCGGCTCGCTGCAATTCTCCTCGGGCTGCCCCTACCGGTGCGAGTTCTGCGACATCCCGCAGCTCTACGGCCGCCAGCCCCGGCTGAAGAGCCCGGAGCAGATGTGCGCCGAGCTCGACGCGATCGTGGCCCAGCCCGGCCACCCGGCGGTGGTCTACTTCGTCGACGACAATTTCATCGGCAACCGCAAGGCGACGCGGGACATGCTCCCGCACCTCGTGGAGTGGCAGAAGCGGAACGACTACCCGCTGCAATTCGCCTGCGAGGCGACCCTCAACATGGCCAAGCAGCCCGAGATCCTGGAGCTGATGCGGCAGGCGAACTTCATGACCGTGTTCGTCGGCATCGAGACGCCGGAGGAGGACGCGCTCGCCGGCATCGACAAGAAGCACAACGCCGCGGTGCCGATGTACGAGGCGATCGCGACCCTGAACAGCTACGGGCTGGAGGTGACCTCGGGGATCATCCTCGGCCTCGACACCGACACGGAGAAGTCCGAGGACAACCTGATCGACTTCATCGACCGTTCGGCGATTCCCGTCCTGACGATCAACCTGCTCCAGGCCCTGCCGAAGACGCCTCTCTGGGACCGGCTGGAGCGGGAGAACCGCCTCGTCCACGACGTGGCGCTCGAATCGAACGTGCTGTTCAAGCGCCCCCACGACGACGTGGTGGCGAGCTGGCGGCGCGCCATCGCGCACGCCTACGCGCCGGAGAAGATCTTCGAGCGCTTCAAGCACCAGTGCGACGTGACCTACGGCAACCGCATCGTCACGCCGACGAAGGGCAAGCTCACCGTCACGAACCTGCGGCGCGGCCTGATCCTCGGCTTCAACATCATCACCCGGGTCGGCCTGTTCTCGGATTACCGCAAGCCCTTCTGGCAGGCGGCGGGCCATGCCCTGCGCAAGGGCCAGGTCGAGGCGGTCTTCAACATGGGCTTCGTCGCCCACCACCTGATCCGCTTCACCCGCGAGGCCCTGCGGGGCGAGCACAACGCCTCCTTCTACGCGGCCAAGGCCGAGCAGCGCGAGCGCGACCGCAACCGGCCCTGGTGGCAGGCGGCGCGCCGGTTCCTGCCGACCTGA
- the rplA gene encoding 50S ribosomal protein L1 gives MAREGKRIRAAREGIEPQKLYAIDEAIKLVKSKANAKFDETVEVSMNLGVDPRHADQMVRGVCNLPNGSGRTVRVAVFARGAKADEAKAAGADIVGAEDLLEIVQGGKIEFDRCIATPDLMPLVGRLGKVLGPRGLMPNPKVGTVTMDVKGAVAGAKGGSVEFRVEKAGIVHAGIGKVSFDEAKLVENIKAFADAVAKAKPTGAKGTYIQRIAVTSTMGPGVKVEPSSVLTA, from the coding sequence ATGGCACGTGAAGGTAAGCGCATCCGCGCCGCCCGCGAGGGCATCGAGCCGCAGAAGCTCTACGCCATCGACGAGGCGATCAAGCTCGTGAAGTCGAAGGCCAACGCCAAGTTCGACGAGACCGTCGAGGTCTCGATGAATCTCGGCGTCGACCCGCGCCACGCCGACCAGATGGTCCGCGGCGTCTGCAACCTGCCGAACGGCTCCGGCCGCACGGTCCGCGTGGCGGTGTTCGCCCGCGGCGCCAAGGCCGACGAGGCCAAGGCGGCGGGCGCCGACATCGTGGGCGCCGAGGATCTCCTCGAGATCGTCCAGGGCGGCAAGATCGAGTTCGACCGCTGCATCGCGACCCCGGACCTGATGCCGCTCGTCGGCCGCCTCGGCAAGGTGCTGGGCCCGCGCGGCCTGATGCCGAACCCGAAGGTCGGCACCGTCACGATGGACGTGAAGGGTGCGGTCGCAGGCGCCAAGGGCGGCTCGGTCGAGTTCCGCGTCGAGAAGGCGGGCATCGTGCACGCCGGCATCGGCAAGGTCTCCTTCGACGAGGCGAAGCTCGTCGAGAACATCAAGGCCTTCGCGGACGCGGTGGCCAAGGCCAAGCCGACGGGCGCCAAGGGCACCTACATCCAGCGCATCGCCGTCACCTCGACGATGGGCCCGGGCGTGAAGGTCGAGCCGTCGAGCGTGCTCACGGCCTGA
- the secE gene encoding preprotein translocase subunit SecE, with protein sequence MASNEATKKMDLTRGTPRGSSTPTPPRQTPPTRPAPKRTGPLDFIQQVRDEGRKVTWPSRKETTITTIMVFIMVVAASLFFTVVDQALRYLVGVILGV encoded by the coding sequence ATGGCATCGAACGAAGCGACGAAGAAGATGGACCTGACGCGTGGCACCCCGCGCGGATCGTCGACGCCGACGCCGCCGCGCCAGACGCCCCCGACGCGGCCCGCGCCGAAGCGCACGGGCCCGCTGGACTTCATCCAGCAGGTCCGCGACGAGGGCCGCAAGGTCACCTGGCCGAGCCGCAAGGAGACCACCATCACGACCATCATGGTGTTCATCATGGTGGTCGCCGCGAGCCTGTTCTTCACCGTGGTGGATCAGGCCCTGCGCTACCTCGTCGGCGTGATCCTCGGGGTCTGA
- the nusG gene encoding transcription termination/antitermination protein NusG yields the protein MSKRWYIVHAYSNFENKVAQSIKDQAAQRGLTDLFDEVMVPTEKVTEVRRGRKVDAERKFFPGYVLVKCDLTDEVYHLIKNTPKVTGFLGADKSKPVPIPDAEAERIKGQVAEGVDRPKPSISFEIGETVRVADGPFASFNGTVEEIDESRSRLKVAVSIFGRATPVELEYAQVEKA from the coding sequence GTGTCGAAGCGCTGGTACATCGTCCACGCCTACTCGAACTTCGAGAACAAGGTCGCCCAGTCCATCAAGGACCAGGCGGCCCAGCGCGGGCTGACCGACCTCTTCGACGAGGTGATGGTGCCGACCGAGAAGGTCACCGAGGTGCGCCGCGGCCGCAAGGTTGACGCCGAGCGGAAGTTCTTCCCCGGCTACGTGCTGGTGAAGTGCGACCTCACGGACGAGGTCTACCATCTCATCAAGAACACGCCCAAGGTCACGGGCTTCCTCGGCGCCGACAAGTCGAAGCCGGTGCCGATCCCGGACGCCGAGGCCGAGCGCATCAAGGGCCAGGTCGCCGAGGGCGTCGACCGGCCGAAGCCCTCGATCTCCTTCGAGATCGGCGAGACGGTGCGCGTCGCCGACGGGCCGTTCGCGAGCTTCAACGGCACCGTCGAGGAGATCGACGAGAGCCGCTCCCGCCTCAAGGTCGCCGTCTCGATCTTCGGGCGCGCCACCCCGGTGGAACTCGAATACGCGCAGGTCGAGAAGGCCTGA
- a CDS encoding IS701 family transposase, producing MSSTSLESTLELWSTTLRQAKQRIRPLFAAPSVAASANAFLEGLLGGERRKTGWMRAEAAGDPGPWRQQAVLGRTHWDAEALRDVVRDYVLETLGSPDAVVVIDETGFLKQGRASCGVGRQYTGSAGKITNCQIGVFAAYVSDQGHAFIDRQLYLPKAWAGDPARRRTAHVPEAITFATKPQLALAMIERAIKAEVPFAWVAADSIYGVGEIELALRRAYKGYVLGVTGQHRFWSWDQNLDVAGTAEEIAKDLSKTDWIRLSAGSGTKGPRLFDWAYLPLATLPADALDAALDQSVWTRGLLVRRSLSDGSFSYFTTWCPAGTPVQTLVAVEGRRWAIEDAFETAKTELGLAHNESRSWHGWHRHVSLVMLAFAMLARVRRLANGTPPKTPLIAKLAGAVVHSGDPARGDAAGAAAH from the coding sequence ATGTCCTCAACCTCGCTCGAATCGACGCTGGAGCTCTGGTCGACGACACTGCGGCAGGCCAAGCAGCGCATCCGCCCGCTGTTTGCCGCCCCGAGCGTCGCCGCCTCCGCCAACGCCTTCCTGGAGGGCTTGCTTGGGGGTGAGCGGCGCAAGACCGGCTGGATGCGGGCTGAAGCTGCTGGTGATCCAGGCCCCTGGCGCCAGCAGGCTGTCCTCGGTCGCACGCACTGGGACGCGGAGGCGCTGCGGGACGTGGTGCGTGACTACGTCCTCGAGACGCTCGGCTCACCTGACGCGGTGGTGGTGATCGACGAGACCGGCTTCTTGAAGCAGGGCAGAGCCTCGTGCGGTGTGGGCCGGCAGTACACAGGCTCAGCTGGCAAGATCACCAACTGCCAGATCGGGGTGTTTGCCGCCTACGTCTCGGATCAGGGCCACGCCTTCATCGATCGTCAGCTGTACCTGCCCAAAGCCTGGGCCGGAGACCCGGCTCGAAGGCGGACGGCGCATGTGCCGGAGGCCATCACCTTTGCCACCAAGCCGCAGCTGGCGCTGGCCATGATCGAGCGGGCGATAAAGGCAGAGGTGCCGTTTGCGTGGGTTGCGGCTGACAGCATCTACGGGGTTGGCGAGATCGAGCTGGCGCTGCGCCGTGCGTACAAGGGCTACGTGCTCGGTGTCACGGGTCAGCATCGGTTCTGGTCCTGGGACCAAAACCTCGACGTCGCGGGCACCGCCGAGGAGATCGCCAAGGATCTCTCCAAGACAGACTGGATCCGGCTCTCGGCCGGATCTGGCACGAAGGGACCGCGCCTGTTCGACTGGGCCTACCTGCCGCTGGCCACGCTGCCGGCGGATGCGCTCGACGCCGCTCTTGATCAGAGCGTGTGGACGCGCGGCCTGCTCGTGCGGCGCAGCCTGTCGGACGGGAGCTTCTCCTACTTCACCACTTGGTGCCCGGCCGGCACGCCGGTGCAGACGCTGGTGGCCGTGGAGGGGCGACGCTGGGCCATCGAGGACGCGTTCGAGACCGCCAAGACGGAGCTCGGGCTGGCCCACAACGAGAGCCGTTCGTGGCACGGCTGGCACCGGCACGTCAGCTTGGTGATGCTGGCTTTTGCGATGTTGGCGCGGGTGCGCCGGTTGGCCAACGGAACGCCCCCAAAAACGCCGCTCATCGCCAAGCTCGCCGGTGCCGTGGTCCATTCAGGAGATCCGGCGCGTGGCGATGCGGCTGGCGCAGCGGCGCATTGA
- the rplK gene encoding 50S ribosomal protein L11, producing the protein MAKKITGYVKLQVPAGAANPSPPIGPALGQRGLNIMEFCKAFNAKTAQMEKGTPIPVIITAYQDRSFTFEMKQPPVTFFLKKAAGLKLGKKPASGSKTPGKGPKVGKVTEAQLREIAERKMPDLNCDSVDAAVAMIRGSARAMGLDVVA; encoded by the coding sequence ATGGCGAAGAAGATCACGGGCTACGTGAAGCTTCAGGTCCCGGCCGGCGCCGCCAACCCGTCGCCGCCGATCGGCCCCGCGCTCGGTCAGCGCGGCCTCAACATCATGGAATTCTGCAAGGCCTTCAACGCGAAGACCGCGCAGATGGAGAAGGGCACCCCGATCCCGGTGATCATCACCGCGTATCAGGACCGGTCCTTCACCTTCGAGATGAAGCAGCCTCCGGTCACCTTCTTCCTGAAGAAGGCGGCGGGCCTGAAGCTCGGCAAGAAGCCGGCCTCCGGCTCCAAGACCCCGGGCAAGGGCCCGAAGGTCGGCAAGGTCACCGAGGCCCAGCTCCGCGAGATCGCGGAGCGGAAGATGCCGGACCTGAACTGCGACTCGGTCGACGCCGCCGTCGCGATGATCCGTGGCTCCGCGCGGGCCATGGGCCTCGACGTGGTCGCTTGA
- the rplJ gene encoding 50S ribosomal protein L10, protein MDRTAKADLVSTLNGVFANTAVVVVAHYKGLTVAEMQKLRSQMKQAGATVKVAKNRLANIALDGTDVASIKPLLKGPTLLAYSSDPVAAAKVAVDFAKANDKLVILGGAMGTTALNPDGVKALASLPSLDELRAKIVGLVQAPATKVAQVVNAPAAKLARVFGAYAKKDEAA, encoded by the coding sequence GTGGACCGGACAGCAAAAGCTGATCTCGTCTCGACGCTCAACGGCGTGTTCGCGAACACGGCCGTCGTCGTCGTGGCCCACTACAAGGGCCTCACGGTCGCCGAGATGCAGAAGCTGCGTTCGCAGATGAAGCAGGCCGGCGCCACCGTGAAGGTCGCCAAGAACCGCCTCGCCAACATCGCTCTCGATGGCACGGACGTCGCCTCCATCAAGCCCCTCCTGAAGGGTCCGACCCTGCTGGCCTATTCCAGCGATCCGGTCGCGGCCGCCAAGGTGGCGGTGGATTTCGCCAAGGCCAACGACAAGCTCGTGATCCTCGGCGGCGCCATGGGTACGACCGCTCTGAACCCGGACGGCGTGAAGGCCCTCGCCTCGCTCCCGTCCCTCGACGAACTGCGCGCCAAGATCGTGGGCCTCGTGCAGGCTCCCGCGACCAAGGTCGCCCAGGTCGTCAACGCGCCGGCGGCCAAGCTCGCCCGCGTGTTCGGAGCCTATGCCAAGAAGGACGAAGCGGCCTGA